In one window of Pristiophorus japonicus isolate sPriJap1 chromosome 9, sPriJap1.hap1, whole genome shotgun sequence DNA:
- the cited2 gene encoding cbp/p300-interacting transactivator 2: protein MAERMMMSHGRFTEGGNGLHVRRMGMSPYPQHQHPYSGLMSEHPAASSLLHYPGSASVNSSSMRHAMASRQPAAAHLGSMAPNIRYTSGQQQQQQQQQHPHPQQQQHHSHPPHPQYMGPAVTGNSPAAQLAASMHLQKLTNQYYGHQQHYSMTELHPGSALSQQQQQQQQYREIKHHSPSMPASHHMSAAILPPNVIDTDFIDEEVLMSLVIELGLDRIKELPELWLGQNEFDFVTEFVCKQQPSRVSC from the coding sequence ATGGCCGAGCGCATGATGATGAGCCACGGACGCTTCACCGAAGGGGGCAACGGGCTGCACGTCCGCCGGATGGGCATGAGCCCTTACCCCCAGCACCAGCACCCTTACAGCGGCCTGATGAGCGAGCACCCAGCCGCCAGCTCCTTGCTGCATTACCCGGGGTCCGCCAGCGTGAACTCGTCCAGCATGAGACATGCGATGGCCAGCAGGCAGCCCGCGGCTGCTCATCTGGGCAGCATGGCTCCCAACATCAGGTACACATCtgggcaacagcagcagcagcagcaacaacagcatccCCATCCCCAGCAGCAGCAACATCACTCTCATCCGCCCCATCCGCAGTACATGGGGCCAGCAGTCACCGGCAACAGCCCGGCTGCCCAGCTCGCAGCCAGCATGCACTTGCAAAAGCTGACCAACCAATATTACGGCCACCAGCAGCACTACAGCATGACCGAGCTGCACCCTGGCAGTGCATTgagccagcagcagcagcagcagcagcaatacAGGGAAATAAAGCATCACAGCCCCTCCATGCCAGCCAGCCACCACATGTCTGCAGCAATACTGCCCCCCAACGTTATAGACACAGACTTCATCGACGAGGAGGTCTTGATGTCCTTGGTGATCGAGCTGGGCTTGGATCGGATCAAGGAACTCCCCGAACTGTGGCTGGGACAGAACGAGTTCGACTTTGTCACCGAGTTTGTTTGCAAACAGCAGCCGAGCCGAGTGAGCTGTTGA